The Aspergillus nidulans FGSC A4 chromosome VII nucleotide sequence TATTACGGATGGTTTCATTGATTAGCGCCTGATCTTGATCCAGGTCGACCACCAGATACTCGACGGCAAGCCGTAGGCAGTGTTCCACAATCTGAGCGTACACATTACTGCCCTTTATCGGGTATTGATCGCCACCAGTAATCCCAAGCGAGCGGGTGTCGATTGACAGAATTATCGGAGCGTGCGTATTTCTCCTGAGGATAGAAACCTGCTTGCTCACAGTCATCGCCATATTTGGGCCCCAGCGATCGACACACAGCTCAATAGCATCCCCACCGGACTCGAGTTCTGATAATCTGACTCTGTTATCGATCATGTCGGAGGAACGGACAAAGATCGCATAGGTGTACGACCGTAGCTCGGGTGGAGTTTCGAGCAGCACGAAAGGCGAGTCATAGCTAGAATGGCCGACGTCTGTACCCGTGACGAAGCGAACGAAACGTGTGAAATCCTCCTTCGCCTCCTTGAGTTTGAAAGAATAGACGACTGAACGTCGATCTTGCGTTTCTTCGTCGAGCTGAGCGAAACTCGAGCGATCCTCCGCGTTATAGTACTCAAAATTTGAGCAAGTCCGGTGTAGCGGATCGCCTTCACAAAGTAGCTTTGCCGCCTGATCATCAAATCCTAGCAACTTTTGAATGCGATCCATATCTCGCGCAATGTACACCACGGGGTTCGTAAGAGAATACTGTCGAAGGTATTCCTGGACGGGACGAGTAAGAGTTCCTAAGCCGCACTCAATAACGCAGCGCGAACGGTGGTTGTCTAGCATCAATTTGAGGACTTCAATATCTCGCTGCTGGAAATTCTGGCTTCCATGCTGCTTCAGGTACTCGTGGCGCGAAAGTCCAGTAACTTCTTTAAAGTAGTGGTCCTCCGTGATGAAACGCCGCTTCAACGCTGTAGCAGCAACAAACCCCAGTGACCGTTTCCCACATCCCCGAATCCCAATGAGGACCAGGGATGCCTCCGGGTCAACCCTGCGGTATACATCTGCGCCGGAACAATGAGGCATCTCGGTGCTGACACCGGGAGACCGACaaatcctcttcctcggacAGGAAGATTGAAGTTGCGAGTGACCAGCCACGGTGGATGGGTTCGCCAGAAAGCCAGTATTGTGTATAAACCAAATCCTGATACTTTGCGCCGATTATGCCGAGATTCATCTCCTAAACTCCCATATCTTAAGGGGAAACCGGGGAACGATAAGCGCAATGCGGAGTGAAGGAGGTTTCGGGCAGGGAGTGGTCGGAGGCAGCTGTCATGCTGCAATGGAATGACAGCAATCAGGAAAGATGCTGTCGGGGACGATACCAGCTCGAAAACAGCAAACTAGCGAGCGAACGGACATGACTGGGAGGAGCCCATCACCCCAGACGCGTGGGTGCAGAGTGGGTGGTTCGGCAAGCAATCGAGAGCGGAGGGCTGTTCTGCCACGAGTGACCGCCTCTACGCCGGGTAAGATCTCTGCCGCAAATGCATTCTACCCAGCAAACGTCTCTCAACAGCCCAGACTACCGAGTCGGGATGCCGGGCCTCGGGCCAAGTCTGTTACCAACCGTCTCAACGAGGACATCTCTGGTACTCAGCATTCGTAGATGGTCCTCGCCTAGCTGGTCAATTGTAAAATGTAACAATTTTGATCAATTAGCGCCCCCTAAACTCAGTTTTAATCAGTTACAGGCCCATAACTGGTTCAGCTGCATTTTGCCTTGCAAGTGTGGGGTGCTGTGTGGTACCTCTGTAGGCGGTCTTAATCCAGAGAGCTCTGCTAATCTCTGCTATCTGTGCCTGAGTTTCGGACTATCTCAGTCCGAATTGGAAGCGCCGATCATCGGCAGTTGGACAGCGAAATCTGGGCAAATATGGGGTTTTGATTGAATAATTTGAATTGGATTTATGGAGCAGACGATTTGCTGGACAATGAGCTAGAGCTAGAAACCGGAAGATTCCAGCTACCGTCATCCTTGTGCGGGATCGTTCCGTGACAGTTCCGTGACAGGCTAGCAATCCGCAAAGCTGGTAAAGCCAGTCAGTTTGAGGGTCACTATGCCACTGCATGTACAGAAGGTATAGAAGGCATAGAGGCATAGATAGATATCATCGATTAGAGCACAGTAAATGGACGGTGTGCTCTGGACGGAGAATTCCGTCGATATATTGTGGAGAAGTGGGGTTCGATCACTGATGGATAGTTCCGGCGGATTTATTCCACAGTCCCTCAATACTCAGTCCTGGCAGCCTCTTGGCCGTCTTCATCCACTTCCCGAACTTCGCCCCGAATCCCCTTCGAGGAGCCGTTCTTGCTTCCTGTCTCAATGGGTCTGGTCTCGACTTTCCCGGTCCTGCGCCGCCCAAGGTGACGCCCTCAGACGCATGTTTTACTTGATCCCAGTGAATTTCTGATTATCAAGCGACAACTCGGCTTCTCTATTCCATTGCTAGTTTCCGATCTGCATCCTCTTTAAAGATTTGAAATGCACTACTGTGGCTGCTCCCGTTGATATAGAATAACCGGCAGCCGCgaccagctcttcttcggtaGCCCGAGCTGTATGGCACGTCATTTGTCCAACAAGTGATCCTTCATGGACGAGGGTCCTGATTCGAAAGCCCCTCGGCGCAAGAGGGTCTCGCGAGCATGCGATAGGTGCCGAAGTAAAAAGGTGAGCCAGTGCTCTATTAGGCAACCGACTGGTTCTGACCTCTAGTCTTTGCTAGGACAAATGCGACGGCCTTCGTCCCTCTTGCTCGGCCTGTCTGGCTTCCGGTCAAACTTGTTCATATGATCCGCATGCGAAGAAACGCGGTTTGCCAGAGGGTTATGTACGCGGTCTGGAGAAGCTCTGGGCGCTTGCCATCTGCAACATTGATGGCTTCGAAGATACCATGCTCTCTCTTCTTGGTACGACAGCCGATTCCGTCGGCCGGAGGAACAAGCTGATCTCCCTCTGGGTGGATGAGGCCGCCTCGGAAACATTACACGAGTCCTGGAAAACATGCCGACTTTATAACGCTCTAGAAAAGATGCTGTCGTCTAGCTCTGGTCCGTCAAGTCCTCGCAATGCGGGGAAGCGCCCCCGGGAAGAACATGGGTCTCTGCTGAACGAGACTGGGAGCGAATGGGGTTTCCGAATTGACCGCAGCTCCACGCCTCTCTCGCAAGACGCTCCTCGTGTCGTAGAGCCTGGCGCCTCGCCTCCCGTCAAACGAGCTCGGTTGTCTTTGTTAGGGGATAGCCGGCTATCCTCTGCAACGAACGGTTTACACGCCCTTCAACTACCACCTAACACCTCCCAGTTGTTGGACACGTACTTCGCCGCCACCCACTCTTGGTTTCCTATCGTTGCCAAACACAACATCCTCCGAGCCTCCTATCTCTACGCAAATGCGCCCTCAATATCTGTTGCCAGGCTTTCTCCAGGATCCGGCGACCACGCCGCGTTGTGGGCGCTCCTCAGCTATACAGTATTTCTATCCCGGTCAAGTCCAGAGAGCGGCTCGTTCGGAGTTCTGTCAAAAGCGAAAGAGCACTACGCGGTAGCCCGGAGCTTGATCCCATCCGAAACAGAGCACTACGAACTTGGACATGTGCAGGCcctgctgcttctgactCTAGTTAACATTGGCCTCGAGGACTGGACTGCAGCTTGGATGCTGAGTGGCCAAGCGGTCCGTATGGTTGTTCCCATGGACGTAGCTGCCTTCTCCGACGCTCGCCGGCCCGAAGAATCAAGGCAAGGAAAAGCCGTGTTCTTGGGATGTTTCGTTATTGACTCCCTTTTGTCATTCCGGTTGTCCCGGAGACCCAGTATGCACTCGCGCGACCTGGTTGCAGTTGGCTTGTTAGAAGAAGATGGCCTGGAAGAGTGGAATTCCTGGGCTGATGTCTTACTCCTCTCGGGTAACTCCCAAGGAAAGAATCCGCCTCGTCGAGGTCCTTTACAGTCTCTGAGCTGCTTCAATCGGCTTGTCGAATTGGCCAGCGTTTTGAACAAAATCGCTCGAGACTCTATAACGGGACCTAGCGCACATATATTTGCGCAGCAACTAGTCTCAGAGCTCAAACAATGGGATGACCGTCTGCCGCTTGGATGTCGACTTATCGGGCCTGAGAGTATCTATCCTGAACGGCACTCCGCATTACTGCCGCATCAGACCTACCTGGGGTTAACATATATTGCCACACTTCTGTTGCTCTACCTTCGGATTGCCCCCCATGAATTAGGCATGCACCGTTCTCAAAGACCAGCTACAGAAGGTGCTAAGAAACTCCTCTACCGTGCCCTCCCAATGCTCGCTCAACATCTGGACAATTTCAGTGTCTGTAGCTTGCCGCCAGTCTTCGAATTATCCCTACGCACCATCGCTGAGCAGGCATTCGCCCTTCGCAACAAAATCGAGAGCGACTTATTTCCTTACGGTCGATGGACTGAAGCGCTCGTGCAGCGAACATCCGAGCTCAGTACGACTTGGCCGGTCTATCGTACCCTGACGACCAATATCGAACGCTGGTGTCGCTCCAAGAACGCGGTCGCCAATTCTCCATCACAACCATTCGCTCACGACTCGAACAACAATCCTGCAAGAGGGATGAACAGGCCCTCGAATTACAGCCCTTCCCAAAATTCGCTATCTATGCCCTCAACTGAGAATAGAGGTTTTGAACGCGACTCTCAGTTACCACCATTTGCCAGACGAAATACCATCGACGTCGTGGAGCCTAATTACAGTTCCTCTATCATGGGAATTGCCATTCCCGTtgatggacaatatatgACTCCCAAAGACACAACTATGGAAAGCTCCGATGCACCTTTTCCACCTCAGTCCATCAATAACTCGCAATCACATAATCCTAAAATGTCGTCCTCTGCAATGGACATCTTAGACCCAGCGAACGAGCTAGACGCAATGCTCGATGGCCCCTCTCATCCACACCCTCCAACACCAGACTCATCGATGTCCAACCCGCCAGTTTCGGGAACTTCCACCACAAACGCAGCCGCACCTGCAAACGAGCAAACCACAGCATTAGCAGATAAAAGCAACTCTGCATCTACATCCGATAATCAAATACAAGGTGATACCAGCGCGGCCAGTCTTGACGCTATCTTCAAAGACCTTGCTTACCTCGACACAACCGAGTGGGCTACCAGCCGTGAAGCAGGACTGAAGGATTTCGGCTTCATGGATGATACCACGTTCCAAGAGTTCTGCCATGACCCAGACCGTCTCGCGGGGTCGCAGCCGTTAGTACATCCACCTTCAATCGCGGATATCTGGCCTCCCCCCGGGTTCTTTCCAGAGACATTTCGGGATTCAGTGGAAGAGGCAATTGATAGTTGATAGAGTAGCTGGTTGCCTTTGGGCTTTTAGACGCTCCGCTGATGGAGCGCGAAATCTTGGTTTATGCTAGATTTTCTAGCTTTGTCTTTGTGATACCCACACGTGTGAGAACAAGGTGTTTCTGGCCAGTATTCGCATTGGACCTTCGGCAGCCTCAAACGGATTCAGGGATATGTATGTAGACGTATATATTGATGTCCTTATAATAACATGATAGGATTTTCATGGATATCGTTCTCGAACAAGCGATGCTATGACGACCATCCAAACGTGGCGGCCTTTGATAGTGCTTGACGCCGTATTTGTAGAGTTTGGTTTTTCCAGCCAAAAGCCCTTTTTCATCCAGAACAAAAAACGTAGCCTATCCAGTGATGTACTGTGCCTTTGAACATCTCCCTGCATTTTTTATGAGCGCCTTGATTCGCGTGGCCACCCAGCCAGAATGAAATCCTGGCCGAGGAACACCCCCGACAACTTTTTTAGAGGTCCGGCACCCTTCATGCGAGAACGAAAATTGAAGACAGTCTGTGATCAGAGAGCATCTTTGTTTACATTCTTCACTGGTAGTTGGTGAATCACTGATATTCCGTGGTTGTTGATCTGAGGAGATATTGTCCCAATCGTCCTTCATGGAGCTTATCGCATCGTATAATTTCCAGTTGAATATATCCTTGTGCAACAACGGCACGTCTACCTGCTATATGTGGTCTAATTGTTAATAGATGCAAGGAGACCTTATCATGGTGACTTACGTATTTGAACCACTGCTGCTCAAGCAACCACATATCCCAGATATCTTGCGTAGACATATGGTGGAATGAGACGGCTGGATAGCACCAGGGCTGACGACCATAAGCCTTGGTAAAGTACTCAAACTCCCATATGCTAGATGGAACCAGCAGAGGCCATGACCAGATAAGTGGTACACCGATGTCACCAAGGATTCGGCCCAGCACGTGGTCTCCAGCCCAATCATCCGCGGTCATCTGCTCAACGACCGTGAAGTTCTGGGCACGATACTGAGATATTAACCGCATGGCAGTTCTAGAGAGCACTATTCCTGCGCCACCGTAGGCAAATATCTGACTTCCCATTTGCATGGGAGCCCCAAGATATAATGCCTTCCTCTGGTCCAGTTGTGACAGCCAACGGACCATATTTCGCCAAACTATGTACGTATCTGCTTCGAGAAAGACGTACCAATGAGCCCAGGGGCTCGCAAGCAGTGCTTCGTCAATCATCGGCACGAATTTCCACTTATCAAGTTTCCATCCTGGGTTTCCCTGTTTCCCAAGGGGGCCGTTCTCATCGTCCCGCCAGTCATCTGCAGTGAGACCACCACGCCCAGATGCACGTAGACGATTGTAGATACCAAAGTCCGAGTTCGTTTGCTTCATGCCTTCGCTAACACTGCGCAGAACATCCTGGACATGCACTCCGTAGATATACTCCTCGAAGTCTGAGAAGATGACATAGTGCTGTACGCATTCCAGCGTTGTTCTTAAATGCACGGGGATCTTGTCCAAAGCTTCGGTAGCGCCTGTTTTCAAGATGACTAGGACTTTATCCATACCGGGTAGATGGGCGCAAGCTGTCATATTATCGTACTTAGGCGCATTTGTCACGTTCTTGATCTGCCAGTCCGTGGTGGCGCCAGAATTATCACTGAAGGCCCAATCCTTGCGCATAAAAAAGTAGACCGTTAATATCCCTACCACGGTGAGCGCTATTGAAGTGCAGCACCGTAGACAACGACGCGGCAAGTACGAAAACGGCATCTTAGTAGCAATTGATTTGCTTCTGACTGCGAAGTTCTAGAGCTAGGATAGCATTGCGCGTCATTAAGTTACGTTATTCATTGATGTCGAATTCTACTTCGAATATCCGGGTAAGCGCGACCGAGATCAGGTATAGAGCATGATGTAACGCAAGACACTTTTCTCTGAGAGTGCCTGGGGTCTGCAAGAGCACCATAAGTCGGCTTTGATAGTTTCATGAAGACAATCGCATCCATACAGGAGTTCATTGCAAGAAAGCTCCCAACTGGGTCGAGTCTGAGATCATCACGTGGATTAGAGCTGCCCTAATGCGGTACTCGACTAAAGGGCAAGCTGGAGTTGGCATGCTAAGATTCTGGGACGTACTAAGTGATCcccggctgaagaggaaataATTGGAGAGATGGCATTCCATCAACCAATCTAGGCCAAGGGGTGATGTGTTTGTATAAGCAGTCACCAAAAGACTGCTAAAAACACCCATATGAGACAATTGTGAGTGACGAGCAAAAGAGTGGAGTGTCACAAAGGTAGAATATGCCCAGTATATTCCAGGAAGGTGCCAGAGCTAATGAGGAATGGCAGCTTCCATATTTAGAGTGTATCTCTCCTTGAAGGCAGCATGCCGGAGGCGTCCAACGTCGACCCAATTGCTGTATTCACCCGGACAGTCGTCAGAGTTGTCAATCCAATCAGAGCGTCACAATCAATGCTCTTTCTTGGGATATTGAGCCCTTAAAGGGTCCTCCACATCCTTCGACCCATGTGACGAAGCATTGCAGGATATGTCCGCCGAAAGCTATACACTATCGAAGCACTAAGACTTATTGTCACATTAACCAAAGCAATCACGTACGAAACCTTGGACATAATCAGCATGCACCAGGCCGCGATACTGGTGGTAAGTAGACTTGCTTTCCGGCGCGGGTCGCTGTATTTCTGTAGGAATGGTTGTAGGAAATATAACCTTGAAGGTGGGTTGGACCCGGCCCACTATGTTCACATAATTGCGCAAACATCCCTCACTCACAAGGTTGTTGATCGGTTAGTCTGCAGTTTCTTCCA carries:
- a CDS encoding putative C6 transcription factor (transcript_id=CADANIAT00007984), which codes for MDEGPDSKAPRRKRVSRACDRCRSKKDKCDGLRPSCSACLASGQTCSYDPHAKKRGLPEGYVRGLEKLWALAICNIDGFEDTMLSLLGTTADSVGRRNKLISLWVDEAASETLHESWKTCRLYNALEKMLSSSSGPSSPRNAGKRPREEHGSLLNETGSEWGFRIDRSSTPLSQDAPRVVEPGASPPVKRARLSLLGDSRLSSATNGLHALQLPPNTSQLLDTYFAATHSWFPIVAKHNILRASYLYANAPSISVARLSPGSGDHAALWALLSYTVFLSRSSPESGSFGVLSKAKEHYAVARSLIPSETEHYELGHVQALLLLTLVNIGLEDWTAAWMLSGQAVRMVVPMDVAAFSDARRPEESRQGKAVFLGCFVIDSLLSFRLSRRPSMHSRDLVAVGLLEEDGLEEWNSWADVLLLSGNSQGKNPPRRGPLQSLSCFNRLVELASVLNKIARDSITGPSAHIFAQQLVSELKQWDDRLPLGCRLIGPESIYPERHSALLPHQTYLGLTYIATLLLLYLRIAPHELGMHRSQRPATEGAKKLLYRALPMLAQHLDNFSVCSLPPVFELSLRTIAEQAFALRNKIESDLFPYGRWTEALVQRTSELSTTWPVYRTLTTNIERWCRSKNAVANSPSQPFAHDSNNNPARGMNRPSNYSPSQNSLSMPSTENRGFERDSQLPPFARRNTIDVVEPNYSSSIMGIAIPVDGQYMTPKDTTMESSDAPFPPQSINNSQSHNPKMSSSAMDILDPANELDAMLDGPSHPHPPTPDSSMSNPPVSGTSTTNAAAPANEQTTALADKSNSASTSDNQIQGDTSAASLDAIFKDLAYLDTTEWATSREAGLKDFGFMDDTTFQEFCHDPDRLAGSQPLLCLCDTHTCENKVFLASIRIGPSAASNGFRDMIFMDIVLEQAML
- a CDS encoding uncharacterized protein (transcript_id=CADANIAT00007985) — its product is MRKDWAFSDNSGATTDWQIKNVTNAPKYDNMTACAHLPGMDKVLVILKTGATEALDKIPVHLRTTLECVQHYVIFSDFEEYIYGVHVQDVLRSVSEGMKQTNSDFGIYNRLRASGRGGLTADDWRDDENGPLGKQGNPGWKLDKWKFVPMIDEALLASPWAHWYVFLEADTYIVWRNMVRWLSQLDQRKALYLGAPMQMGSQIFAYGGAGIVLSRTAMRLISQYRAQNFTVVEQMTADDWAGDHVLGRILGDIGVPLIWSWPLLVPSSIWEFEYFTKAYGRQPWCYPAVSFHHMSTQDIWDMWLLEQQWFKYQVDVPLLHKDIFNWKLYDAISSMKDDWDNISSDQQPRNISDSPTTSEECKQRCSLITDCLQFSFSHEGCRTSKKVVGGVPRPGFHSGWVATRIKALIKNAGRCSKAQYITG